A window of the Labeo rohita strain BAU-BD-2019 chromosome 1, IGBB_LRoh.1.0, whole genome shotgun sequence genome harbors these coding sequences:
- the bnc2 gene encoding zinc finger protein basonuclin-2 isoform X4 — protein sequence MAIRCTLVNCTCECFQPGKIHLRTCDQCKHGWVAHALDKLSTQHLYHPTQVEIVQSNVVFDISSLMLYGTQAVPVRLKILLDRLFSVLKQEEVLHILHGLGWTLRDYVRGYILQDAAGKVLDRWTIMSREEEIITLQQFLRFGETKSIVELMAIQEKEGQAVTVPSSKTDSGIRTFIESNNRTRSPGLLSHLENNSPSSIHHFENIPNSLAFLLPFQYINPVSAPMLGLPPNGLTIEQSGLRMREPNLPNQSEQVETSESEVSLSPFRSGQSPSRGTMGTLPNAIEPKTEPNRASPISPTPSTQQSQQPQTPTQQPQGQQQQQSSSLNNHQIHHHFEKNEQSKTITHSSFSSKMHRMRRMGATSRKGRVCCNSCGKTFYDKGTLKIHYNAVHLKIKHRCTIEGCNMVFSSLRSRNRHSANPNPRLHMPMLRNNRDKDLIRSSSGTATPVISSAKSGFNLTSPGRPPLSFATPPLDPMIQSPLQSPLVFPSLKSVQPVQPVPPFYRTLLSPADLVSPPVSLPTSPILPATTNSTSLTDQQQMLTASSHNMHVSETSFSHRLPTTPSTQDSVTVDPMPKKKPRKSSMPVKIEKEVIDVADDYDDKDDDDEDSCHHHHHQPSNIHNNVNGNCNNNNNSSSSSSHHCGGSGHQSPSHDEMSPSLALRGMLHPDQEDCSGSHGSRGHGDLRCIDSFTSEDQDHERDFENESETSESKMLYRDDLMDTDVHQPALDRNLGKEHQGTEDEGHLRKDFEEQSHSPPSQHQPVIKIKEEINDPTYDMFCMGQYSLYNGGMAAAAAAAASMAALHESFISSMSYGSSPPKFPSQSPDSDLCSSPDPKICYVCKKSFKSSYSVKLHYKNVHLKEMHVCTVAGCNAAFPSRRSRDRHSSNINLHRKLLTKELDDIVLDPQLTTLPKELRAEFLSTIYADHHLGLEGVGNAGPPRDRGHEGMRSPVAKEYSHSNGYCHGPSDDYMVLDLSTTSSVQSSGSVQSSQESDEGSDEGILLDDLEGASDNEDCTPSTVAKRLAREGKDTEDARKEGREGATEEGLLHCDPSFSPSVLASSGGNGTGGILCTICHKLYSNKGTLRVHYKTVHLREMHKCKIPGCNMMFSSVRSRNRHSQNPNLHKNAPYTTMID from the exons GATGCTGCAGGCAAGGTTCTGGACAGATGGACTATAATGTCTCGGGAAGAGGAGATCATCACTCTTCAACAGTTTCTGCGCTTTGGTGAAACCAAGTCTATTGTGGAATTGATGGCCATCCAGGAAAAGGAGGGTCAGGCAGTCACAGTACCCTCATCAAAGACTGACTCTGGAATCAGGACTTTTATTGAAAGCAACAATCGCACACGTAGTCCTGGCCTTCTGTCACACCTAGAAAACAACAGCCCCTCTAGCATTCACCATTTTGAGAACATCCCAAACAGTTTGGCCTTCTTGCTGCCCTTCCAGTATATCAACCCAGTGTCAGCCCCCATGTTAGGGCTGCCACCAAATGGACTGACCATTGAGCAATCAGGTCTCAGAATGCGAGAGCCAAATCTGCCCAATCAGAGCGAGCAAGTGGAGACCAGTGAATCTGAAGTGTCCCTCTCACCATTTCGTAGTGGTCAGAGCCCTAGTCGAGGAACAATGGGGACCTTACCTAATGCCATTGAACCTAAAACAGAACCCAACAGAGCTTCACCCATCTCTCCAACACCATCTACACAGCAGTCCCAGCAACCGCAGACACCAACACAGCAACCACAGgggcagcaacagcagcagtcAAGTAGTCTGAACAACCACCAGATCCATCACcattttgaaaagaatgaacaGTCGAAAACCATTACACACTCTTCTTTCTCTTCCAAAATGCATCGCATGCGTCGTATGGGTGCAACCTCACGTAAGGGTCGAGTCTGCTGCAACTCCTGTGGCAAGACTTTCTATGATAAGGGTACTCTAAAGATCCACTACAATGCTGTGCATCTGAAGATTAAGCACCGTTGTACTATTGAAGGCTGCAATATGGTCTTCAGCTCACTGCGAAGTCGTAACCGGCATAGCGCTAATCCCAATCCTCGTCTACATATGCCCATGCTAAGGAACAACCGGGACAAGGACCTCATTCGCTCCAGTTCTGGGACAGCAACACCTGTCATATCAAGTGCCAAAAGTGGCTTCAATCTAACTAGCCCTGGGCGACCACCACTAAGCTTTGCCACCCCACCTCTTGACCCTATGATACAGTCACCTCTGCAGAGCCCCCTTGTTTTCCCTTCACTGAAGTCTGTGCAGCCAGTGCAACCTGTGCCACCTTTTTATCGCACACTGCTCTCTCCCGCTGACCTAGTTAGTCCCCCAGTCTCTCTGCCTACCAGTCCAATTTTGCCTGCCACAACCAACAGCACATCTCTAACAGACCAGCAACAGATGTTAACTGCTAGCTCCCACAACATGCATGTATCTGAAACATCGTTTTCTCATCGCCTACCCACAACTCCCAGTACCCAAGATTCTGTGACTGTTGACCCTATGCCTAAAAAGAAGCCTCGCAAATCCAGCATGCCAGTAAAGATAGAGAAAGAAGTCATAGATGTGGCAGATGATTATGATGacaaagatgatgatgatgaagatagTTGTCACCATCACCACCATCAGCCATCCAACATCCATAACAATGTCAATGGcaactgcaacaacaacaataacagcagcagcagcagcagtcaTCACTGTGGAGGCAGTGGACATCAGTCTCCATCACATGATGAAATGAGTCCCAGTCTAGCTCTTAGAGGCATGCTTCATCCTGACCAAGAAGACTGCAGTGGGAGTCATGGTAGTAGAGGCCATGGTGACCTGCGTTGTATTGACAGTTTTACCTCTGAGGACCAAGATCATGAGCGTGATTTTGAAAATGAGTCAGAGACATCTGAATCCAAGATGCTCTACCGTGATGACCTAATGGACACTGACGTACATCAGCCAGCCCTAGACAGAAACCTGGGCAAGGAACACCAGGGGACAGAAGATGAGGGACACCTACGGAAAGATTTTGAGGAACAAAGCCATTCCCCACCCTCTCAACACCAGCCTGTTATCAAAATCAAGGAGGAGATCAATGATCCTACTTATGACATGTTCTGCATGGGTCAATATAGCCTTTACAATGGGGGTATGGCAGCTGCTGCTGCCGCTGCTGCCAGCATGGCTGCCTTACATGAAAGTTTCATCTCCTCTATGAGCTATGGATCAAGCCCACCAAAATTCCCTTCTCAGTCCCCTGACAGTGATCTCTGCTCTAGTCCTGATCCCAAGATTTGCTACGTCTGCAAAAAGAGCTTTAAAAGTTCGTACAGTGTCAAACTGCACTACAAGAATGTGCACCTAAAAGAGATGCATGTGTGTACTGTGGCTGGATGCAACGCTGCTTTCCCCTCCCGACGGAGCAGAGATAG ACATAGCTCCAACATCAACCTGCACCGCAAACTACTGACCAAAGAGCTGGATGACATTGTCCTGGACCCCCAGCTTACAACCTTGCCTAAAGAGCTGCGTGCCGAGTTTCTGTCAACAATCTATGCTGACCACCATCTAGGACTGGAGGGGGTAGGGAATGCTGGACCACCACGAGATAGAGGACATGAGGGAATGAGATCTCCAGTCGCTAAAGAATATTCACACAGCAACGGCTATTGCCATGGCCCCAGTGATGACTACATGGTGCTTGACCTGAGTACCACCTCCAGTGTACAATCAAGTGGCAGTGTGCAGTCCTCACAGGAGTCTGATGAGGGCAGTGATGAGGGCATCCTGCTGGATGACCTGGAGGGTGCGAGTGACAATGAGGACTGCACCCCCAGTACTGTGGCTAAGAGACTGGCAAGGGAGGGAAAGGATACGGAGGACGccaggaaggaaggaagagaaGGAGCCACAGAGGAGGGGCTTCTGCACTGTGATCCTTCGTTCTCACCATCCGTCTTGGCATCCAGTGGAGGTAATGGCACAGGAGGCATCCTGTGCACCATCTGCCACAAACTGTACAGTAACAAAGGGACCCTTCGGGTGCACTACAAGACTGTCCACCTGCGTGAAATGCACAAATGCAAAATACCAGGCTGTAACATGATGTTTTCTTCTGTGAGAAGCAGAAACAGACATAGCCAGAACCCCAACCTACACAAAAATGCCCCCTATACCACAATGATTGACTAG